From Bacteroidales bacterium, one genomic window encodes:
- a CDS encoding M6 family metalloprotease domain-containing protein encodes MANSILRFIALATCSLFCAAEAYAVKAVSNIVKIRQPDGSRVAVRLYGDEHFGYKKTAAGYIVAEGKDGYLHYANYNSGTLSILKERVSSVAPDRVSGAASTIPVMVATALKNAEIIRNAAAYRNRALSNSTAVLNYKTVGSRKIISKAGGTVKSLVLLVQFSDVKFSSSNVQQNFYNMLNQSGYSVNGATGSASEYFKDNLGGKEILFDVPPVITLGNTEAYYGADNGGKTDSNLEQLIKDVCSSASSSGVDFSQYDSNGDGKADNVAVIYAGYDQAENGVSDALWARQASADNLNITINGVKVSSYTCSPELRGSSGAVMEGIGVFCHEYSHSLGLMDLYDTNGDEEGASLGLWKWLSIMDMGCYLNNGNTPPYYCAIERDMLGVGDVINLESGKDYSLLPVSSSNSTVYKLKSSTDGEYFLFECRGASGWDKYVGGSGMVVYHVDKSSDVYGGIASSNRWIYNNVNTFASHPCAYVLTRSATGTSDISNAFYPGPNNITELDSESSPQLLDWKGMEMGVTVYNIKYSSGKLTFSTAPALTYSADLPKAKNGKIAQYQINAKFSWTPDRSYLPSEGHWRIFWGLQDSEGYQNSGKSDTTCFMISNLKQNTKYKVKVDFVNDARMGEYYTTTFATDSISSKYPYAKFASSYKVNDQLELALMNVQEPVSSIYWTVNSLQLRKDEIYTFKESGNYKVRVFIGYPDGSSDVITKKIRVK; translated from the coding sequence ATGGCAAATTCTATACTCCGTTTTATTGCTTTGGCAACATGCTCATTGTTCTGCGCAGCGGAAGCCTATGCAGTAAAAGCGGTATCAAATATAGTAAAAATAAGGCAGCCGGATGGCAGCAGGGTAGCTGTGCGTCTTTACGGAGATGAACATTTTGGCTATAAGAAAACAGCGGCCGGCTACATAGTTGCTGAGGGAAAAGACGGCTATCTCCACTATGCAAATTACAATTCAGGAACTCTCTCTATTTTAAAGGAGAGAGTGAGTTCTGTAGCTCCCGACAGAGTATCGGGCGCTGCTTCAACTATTCCTGTGATGGTTGCCACCGCTCTTAAGAATGCTGAAATTATAAGAAACGCAGCTGCTTACAGAAACAGGGCGCTGTCAAATTCAACTGCAGTTTTAAATTACAAAACTGTCGGGAGCAGAAAAATAATTTCAAAGGCGGGCGGAACCGTAAAGTCTTTGGTACTGCTGGTACAATTTTCAGATGTTAAATTTTCCTCCTCCAATGTTCAGCAGAATTTTTATAACATGCTGAACCAGAGCGGATATTCAGTCAACGGCGCAACCGGCTCAGCGTCTGAATATTTTAAGGATAACCTTGGAGGCAAAGAGATTTTATTTGATGTGCCTCCAGTTATAACATTAGGAAATACAGAGGCTTACTACGGTGCTGATAATGGAGGCAAAACGGATTCCAATCTGGAACAGCTCATTAAAGACGTATGTTCTTCCGCCTCTTCATCCGGAGTAGATTTTTCTCAGTATGATTCCAACGGAGATGGAAAGGCAGATAACGTTGCGGTAATTTATGCCGGATATGACCAGGCTGAAAACGGGGTTTCAGATGCGCTATGGGCGCGTCAGGCAAGTGCTGATAATCTGAATATTACAATCAACGGAGTTAAGGTCTCCTCATATACTTGTTCTCCTGAATTAAGAGGGAGCAGCGGTGCGGTGATGGAGGGAATTGGCGTATTCTGCCATGAATATTCTCACTCTCTTGGACTCATGGATTTATATGATACAAACGGAGATGAAGAGGGCGCCTCTTTGGGATTGTGGAAGTGGCTCTCTATCATGGACATGGGGTGTTATTTAAATAACGGCAACACTCCTCCTTACTATTGTGCAATTGAGAGAGACATGCTTGGGGTGGGGGACGTTATAAACTTGGAATCGGGGAAGGATTATTCTTTGCTGCCTGTAAGCTCTTCAAATTCAACCGTGTATAAATTGAAATCCTCTACGGACGGAGAGTACTTTTTATTTGAGTGCAGGGGCGCTTCCGGCTGGGACAAGTATGTCGGCGGCAGCGGAATGGTTGTTTATCACGTAGATAAATCATCTGATGTTTATGGCGGCATAGCCTCCTCAAACAGGTGGATTTATAACAATGTGAACACATTTGCCTCTCATCCATGTGCTTATGTATTAACACGCTCCGCTACCGGAACTTCAGATATTTCCAACGCATTCTATCCGGGTCCGAATAATATTACGGAACTTGATTCTGAAAGCTCGCCGCAACTTCTGGATTGGAAGGGCATGGAGATGGGTGTAACCGTTTACAACATAAAATATTCCTCCGGCAAGCTCACGTTCAGCACCGCTCCGGCCTTAACATACAGTGCTGATTTGCCAAAAGCTAAAAACGGCAAGATTGCTCAGTACCAAATAAATGCAAAGTTCTCTTGGACTCCCGACAGAAGCTACTTGCCGTCGGAAGGGCATTGGAGAATTTTCTGGGGATTGCAGGATTCAGAAGGATATCAGAATTCAGGCAAGTCTGACACGACATGCTTTATGATTTCCAATCTTAAGCAGAATACCAAATATAAAGTGAAGGTAGACTTTGTAAATGATGCGCGCATGGGAGAGTACTACACAACAACGTTTGCAACAGACTCTATATCTTCAAAATATCCTTATGCAAAATTTGCCTCTTCATATAAAGTTAATGACCAGCTGGAGCTGGCGCTGATGAACGTTCAGGAGCCTGTGTCATCTATCTATTGGACTGTCAACTCTTTGCAGTTGCGGAAAGATGAGATATACACATTCAAGGAATCTGGCAATTATAAGGTCCGCGTATTTATTGGTTATCCCGATGGTTCTTCTGATGTTATAACAAAGAAAATTAGAGTAAAGTAA
- a CDS encoding histone H1 has product MKQLLAKIQAQIEVFNKDAEAQLVKGNKAAGTRARKAALTIGKLMKEFRKASVAAAKAPAKKK; this is encoded by the coding sequence ATGAAACAACTATTAGCAAAGATTCAAGCTCAGATTGAGGTTTTCAACAAGGATGCTGAAGCTCAATTAGTTAAAGGAAACAAAGCTGCCGGAACACGTGCAAGAAAAGCTGCTTTGACAATTGGAAAACTTATGAAGGAATTCAGAAAGGCTTCCGTTGCAGCTGCTAAAGCACCAGCAAAGAAGAAATAG
- a CDS encoding MarC family protein, whose product MNFSLREILSAFIVMFAVIDITGSTPIILDLKARGKKIEALPAALGSFALFMGFMFGGQWMLNLFGVSIQAFAVAGSLILFVMSLEMILGIEIFKYNDSPSGSATVVPIIFPLIAGAAALTTMLSIRSEYHLENIIVAIALNMVLCYFVLRHLGWMEKIFGKSTIYVMRKFFGIILLAMSVRLFAVNVVTLFH is encoded by the coding sequence ATGAATTTCAGCCTTAGAGAGATATTAAGCGCATTTATTGTGATGTTTGCCGTGATTGATATTACCGGCTCAACTCCAATAATTTTGGACCTCAAGGCCCGCGGAAAAAAGATAGAAGCTCTTCCGGCGGCGCTAGGTTCTTTTGCTCTCTTTATGGGGTTCATGTTTGGAGGCCAGTGGATGTTGAACTTGTTTGGCGTTAGTATTCAGGCATTTGCGGTCGCAGGCTCTCTAATTCTTTTTGTAATGTCCCTGGAAATGATCCTTGGAATTGAGATTTTTAAATACAATGACAGTCCTTCCGGCAGTGCTACGGTTGTGCCAATTATTTTCCCACTTATAGCGGGGGCCGCCGCTCTTACCACCATGCTGTCTATCAGGTCAGAATACCATCTGGAGAACATAATTGTGGCAATAGCGCTTAACATGGTGTTATGCTACTTTGTACTAAGGCATCTTGGCTGGATGGAGAAAATCTTTGGAAAAAGCACAATCTACGTGATGAGAAAATTCTTTGGAATTATTCTCCTTGCAATGTCTGTAAGATTGTTTGCGGTAAACGTTGTAACTTTATTCCATTAG
- a CDS encoding S41 family peptidase, whose product MKKAFRFKVLFIALAISILSGALISCEKSSTKSDNSSSSTTDLAKAKNYLYSIMSSIYYWSSSIPSVNADSYSDIFEYFDALCVSNDRWSWMMDAAEYNSMETGTYSIYGGKFCQPYEYYGDYGIYMGLVYDNSPLAAQGVTRGWQLTKLDGVAVNTLIAAGTFNSTLDKASLTFTYKDLNGTEHTFTTSKASVQTSSVPKSAIFTQADYPSLPSTAKVGYVLYTTFNSSMESQITNTLKNFKSSGITDLIVDLRYNGGGDLNVCKDIAGLLVPAAGNGKIFLQLKHNSKYSSYDTQNTSQYKFSRSTNSLDLSRIYFITGSGTASASESLMNGLKPFLTVKQVGDTTYGKPNGMYVYSYPDNSAGTSSLEYVFLPICFYCVNSEGGGYFDNGIVPDNYRYDDLYHDFGVKEDLIAACLYNIATGSYPSKPSKSAAAAITKSMTGGKRIARPEDSAGYGLAIARH is encoded by the coding sequence ATGAAAAAAGCATTCCGTTTTAAGGTCTTATTTATTGCGTTGGCAATCAGCATATTGTCCGGAGCATTGATATCGTGTGAAAAATCTTCCACCAAAAGTGATAATTCATCATCTTCAACTACGGACCTGGCAAAAGCCAAAAATTATCTCTATTCCATAATGTCCTCTATCTATTATTGGAGCAGTTCCATACCATCCGTAAATGCAGATAGTTACAGCGATATCTTTGAATATTTTGATGCGCTGTGCGTTAGCAATGACAGGTGGAGCTGGATGATGGATGCTGCGGAATACAACTCCATGGAGACGGGAACATACTCAATATATGGCGGCAAATTTTGCCAGCCTTATGAATATTACGGAGACTACGGAATTTACATGGGGCTTGTATATGATAATTCACCGCTGGCAGCCCAAGGAGTAACAAGAGGATGGCAGCTGACAAAGCTGGACGGAGTTGCGGTTAATACTCTGATAGCTGCGGGAACATTTAACAGCACCTTGGATAAGGCCTCATTAACATTTACTTACAAAGATTTAAATGGAACAGAGCACACCTTTACTACATCAAAGGCAAGCGTACAAACTTCTTCAGTTCCAAAGAGCGCCATTTTTACACAGGCAGATTATCCATCTCTTCCTTCTACTGCAAAAGTTGGATATGTACTCTACACAACTTTTAACAGCAGCATGGAGAGCCAGATAACCAATACTTTAAAGAATTTCAAGAGCTCCGGAATTACAGACTTGATTGTAGATTTGAGATATAACGGCGGCGGAGATTTGAATGTTTGCAAGGATATTGCAGGACTTTTGGTTCCGGCGGCAGGAAACGGAAAGATTTTCCTGCAGCTGAAACACAACTCAAAATACAGCTCTTACGATACTCAAAACACATCACAGTACAAATTTTCTAGAAGCACCAATTCTCTAGACCTCAGCAGAATATACTTTATTACAGGTTCAGGTACAGCATCTGCCAGCGAATCTTTAATGAACGGACTTAAACCATTCTTGACTGTTAAACAAGTTGGAGATACAACTTACGGAAAGCCAAACGGAATGTACGTCTACTCATATCCTGATAATTCAGCCGGAACCTCCTCTTTGGAGTATGTATTCCTTCCAATTTGTTTCTACTGTGTTAATTCAGAAGGAGGCGGATACTTTGATAACGGCATTGTGCCGGATAACTACAGGTATGATGATTTGTATCATGACTTTGGCGTTAAAGAGGATTTGATAGCGGCTTGCTTGTATAATATCGCGACAGGTTCTTACCCCTCAAAGCCTTCTAAGTCAGCAGCTGCAGCAATTACAAAGTCAATGACAGGAGGCAAGAGGATTGCCCGGCCGGAAGACTCCGCAGGGTATGGTCTCGCAATTGCAAGACACTAA
- a CDS encoding sodium:alanine symporter family protein, which translates to MHSFADIVSAVSSFIWGWPMIILLLGTHLFLTIRLRFPQSKIFKAIGLSFKKDKGSSGDVSQFGALATSLAATIGTGNIIGVATAVSLGGPGAVLWCWLTGIFGIATKYGEGLLSIKYRVKTAEGTMLGGPMYALERGLHAKWLAIIFCVFTALAAFGIGDTVQANAISTLLDEPGLFGPAFMGIPKWVSGLVMVTLVTLVIFFGIKGIARVCEVLVPFMAIFYIFGCVAILAMNWGVLGQTITLICHSAFSAKAGLGGLAGTTVMTACRYGIARGLFSNESGMGSAPIAAAAAKTRNPVRQALVSSTGTFWDTVVVCALTGLVLVSSIINNPSISYTDGAKLTQLAFGQIPKVGSIFLTISLVTFTFSTILGWSYYAEKAIEYLAGHRFIIYYRVIWVALVYVGAVLDLSLVWNIADIMNAMMAVPNIIALLLLSGVIVAETRKYLWSGNLDKASDEDIPTITDRRSRHADPTQYRK; encoded by the coding sequence ATGCACTCTTTTGCTGATATCGTAAGTGCGGTCAGTTCTTTTATCTGGGGATGGCCGATGATTATCTTGTTGCTTGGTACTCATTTGTTTCTGACAATCAGGCTGAGATTTCCGCAATCTAAAATTTTTAAAGCCATAGGCCTTTCATTCAAAAAGGATAAAGGTTCTTCCGGTGATGTTAGCCAATTTGGAGCTTTGGCAACTTCTCTTGCTGCTACAATAGGTACAGGTAATATTATAGGTGTCGCGACAGCTGTTTCCCTTGGAGGACCGGGTGCTGTGCTATGGTGCTGGTTGACAGGTATTTTTGGCATTGCTACAAAATACGGAGAGGGTCTGCTCTCAATTAAATACAGGGTGAAAACAGCAGAGGGAACAATGTTGGGAGGACCAATGTATGCGTTGGAAAGGGGGCTCCACGCAAAATGGCTTGCGATAATATTTTGCGTATTCACCGCCTTGGCTGCGTTTGGAATAGGGGATACTGTTCAGGCAAATGCAATATCAACTTTGTTGGATGAACCAGGTTTGTTTGGCCCCGCTTTTATGGGAATTCCCAAATGGGTTAGCGGACTTGTTATGGTAACACTTGTAACGCTTGTGATATTCTTTGGTATTAAGGGAATTGCAAGAGTATGCGAGGTGCTTGTTCCTTTTATGGCAATCTTCTATATATTTGGCTGTGTGGCAATTCTAGCTATGAACTGGGGAGTGCTTGGTCAGACAATCACTCTAATATGTCACTCCGCTTTCTCCGCAAAGGCCGGTCTTGGAGGTCTTGCCGGAACAACCGTAATGACGGCATGCAGGTATGGAATTGCAAGAGGTTTGTTTTCTAATGAATCAGGCATGGGTTCCGCGCCAATTGCCGCGGCTGCTGCAAAAACCAGGAATCCTGTCCGTCAGGCGCTTGTATCATCAACGGGAACTTTTTGGGATACGGTTGTTGTTTGTGCGCTGACAGGTCTTGTTCTTGTTTCCAGCATTATAAATAACCCAAGCATCAGTTATACTGACGGTGCAAAATTGACTCAGCTTGCATTTGGACAAATTCCTAAAGTTGGTTCTATTTTCTTGACTATAAGCCTTGTAACATTTACATTCTCAACTATTTTGGGATGGTCATATTACGCGGAGAAAGCTATTGAATATCTTGCGGGGCACAGGTTTATAATCTATTATAGAGTTATATGGGTAGCTCTTGTTTATGTTGGCGCCGTGCTTGATCTTTCACTCGTATGGAATATTGCAGATATTATGAATGCAATGATGGCAGTTCCAAACATAATTGCCTTGCTTCTGCTATCCGGAGTGATAGTTGCAGAGACACGCAAATACCTGTGGAGCGGCAATTTGGATAAGGCATCAGATGAGGATATTCCAACCATAACTGATCGCCGGAGCCGGCATGCCGATCCTACGCAGTATCGTAAATAG